AAAGGTTTCGTTTTTCAGATCATAGGCCAGGTGGCCGAAGAGCCAGTCTTTATGGGTCTGATGATATTGCAGCAGGGAGGAAAAGGCGTTACCGGCCTGACAGGAAAGACTGTCCAGCGCGTCGGCGGCCAGAATAGCTTCGTTTTGGTGATAGATGGAAGCGTAATTGTTATTATCCAAAAAACAGCAGATGCCAAACTGGCTGCTCCAGTTCAACATCTGCTGTTTAAATAATGTTGGATCATTAACCGGGAAACCGTAAAATATCCTGATAATGTGTGCTTTTAATGCTTAGAAATCGTCGTCGTCATCATCAAATCCGCCTCTGTCGTTGAAGAGCCCCATATCTTTGAACTCATCATCGATGCCGAAATCATCATCATCATCTGCGCTTTTCTTGCCAGGACGACCGCGTTTGCTCTTAGGTTTAGGCATGTCGAATTCTTCGAAATCGGGATCGTAGTCTTCGTCATCGCTTTTTCCCCAATTATCATCATCATCCAGGTCCATATCTTCGTCAGTATCATCATCCTCACCATCCTCATCATCGTCATTTTTCTTCTTGGATTTTGAAGCTGGGCCTGACTTATCTGATTTTTTAGAAGCAGCAGACTTACGGGGAGTCTCCTCCTCGTCCAGATCATCATCATCGTCCTCCTCTTCCTTCTTTGGCTTACTTGCAGCTTTAGGCGTTGCTTTCGTAGTCTTTGGAGAACTAGTCTTTTTGGTCTCTTTTTCGTTATCAGATTTTGATTTCATAATAGGTTCACTTAAGTCTTTAGCGTATTTCTTTTGCGTAAAGTTTTAACAGTTTTTTGTATTAGCCAAATTTTTTTTGCCGATTTTTTTCCGTAATTTTTTAAGCAATTTCCTGTTCCAGAATCTGGTCACGACCCGGTCCGTTAGACACAAATTTCACTGGTACGTGCAGGTAACTTTCTACTGCTTTTACGAAAGATTTCATCTCGGCAGGCAACTCGTTAAAGTGCTTACTTTTGGCTGCTGTTTCATCGCTCCAGCCCTTATACTTTTCCCAAACTGGTTTTACTTCATTTTCATTCAGCTGATAAGGCATTGCTTTCGTCTGCTGACCATTGATCTCATACGCAGTACATGCATGTACTTCATCAAAGGCATCCAGTACATCACTTTTGGTCATTACCAACTGGGTAACGCCACTCAGCATACAGGTATAGTTGAGGGCTACCAGGTCAATCCATCCGCAACGGCGGGGACGGCCGGTTGTTGCACCAAATTCATTACCTTCTGCACGCAGCTTCTCACCAGTTGCATCATGCAGTTCAGTTGGGAACGGACCACTACCTACACGGGTACAATAAGCTTTGGTTACACCAATCACTTCTTTTATCCATTTTGGCGCTACACCCAGACCGGAACATACGCCCGCAGAGATCGTACTTGAAGAAGTAACGAAAGGATAAGTACCGAAGTCTACGTCCAGCATGCTACCCTGCGCACCTTCTGCCAGTACTTTCTTACCTGCCTGTAGTTTCTCATTGATGAAGTATTCACCATTCACGATATTCATCTGTTTCAGGTAACTTACCGCATCAAAGAACTCAGCTTCCCACTCAGCGATGTCCTTTGCGATTTCCGCTTTCACTTCAGCAGTGAAATCGTAACCTGCCAGGAGATGCTGGTGTTTCTCTTTCAGTTTAGCGTAACGCTCATTAAAGTCGCTGCGCAGCACATCACCCACTCTCAGACCATTACGGCCTGTCTTATCCATATAAGCTGGTCCGATACCCTTCAGGGTAGAACCGATCTTTTCGCTGCCTTTAGATAATTCTGAAGCCTTATCAAGTGCACGGTGAGAAGGTACAATAATGTGTGTTCTTTCCGCGATAAAAAGATTTCTCTTCAGATCTACTCCCAGGGAAGAGATCTTATCACATTCCTTTTTAAAGGTTACAGGGTCCAGCACCACGCCATTACCGATCAGGTTAATGGTATTTTTATGGAATACACCTGACGGGATAGTATGTAATACTACCTTCTGGCCATCCACATATAATGTATGCCCTGCATTGGGCCCTCCCTGAAAGCGGGCTATGACATCGTATTTACCTGCGAAGTAATCCACAATCTTTCCTTTGCCTTCATCGCCCCACTGTAGGCCCAGCAAAACATCTACCATAAGAGTTGATATTGATTTTTTAAACGAAGTAGCAAAACTACGGAAGAAATTAGGAATTAGGAATTAGGAATTAAGAATTATGCCGCTCAATATGGCTTTTAGGTTAAATATCCCTCCCCTAAACAAAAATGACGAACTGCCAGTCATACTACCGGCAATTCGTCATTGTACAGACTTTATCAATTTAATTCCTGATTCCCCTACTCGTCTTCCAGACGGCTTACTGATTGAATACCATCCAGTTTCTTCAGTCTTTCAAACAGTTCATCCAACTCTTCCTTATCGTGAACGAACACTTTGATCAACCCTTCGAAGAGTCCTTCACGGGATTCAATGGTCAGACCGGCAATATTCACGCGGAGTTCTCCGGAAATGATATTGGTGATCTTGTGGATAACACCCACATCGTCCATACCAACAATACGGAGGCCGGTCAGGAACGAGATCTCCCTGTTCTTGACCCACTTGGTCTTCACTACCCTGTGGCCGTAGTTGGCCAGTAACTGGGCAGCATTCGGACAGTTAGTACGGTGTATCTTCAGGCCTTCGCTGGCTGTAATGAACCCAAATACGTCATCACCCGGGATAGGACGGCAGCAGTTCGCCAGTTTATAGGCGATCTTATCTGAGCTTTCGCCGAAAATGATCAGTTCTGCATCCTTCTTAGACGGGATGCTGTGTTTTACATGATCCTCAGAAATGTGTTCAGGCGTCTTCGGCGGTGGCGGCTTAGGCGCTTCCAGCTTATCCCCGAGCTGCGTGAACTGCTTCAGTTCCTTCAGGTCAATATTCTTAACAGCGATCTGGTAGTACAGGTCCAGCGGTGAAGGCTGTTTATAGAATTGTACCAGCTCGTTGATGTTATGCTGACTATTGGCAATCTTCATGTGATCGAGCTTCCGCTCCAGCACATCCTTACCATCCATGGCCACCTTCCGCTTTTCTTCCTTCAGCGCGTCCTTGATCTTGGACTTGGCTTTGGCAGTGAGCGCGTAGTTCAGCCAGTCTTCCGTCGGTTTTTGTTTATTAGAAGTGATGATCTCTACCTGGTCCCCGCTACGCAACTTATGACTGATAGGCACCAGCTTATAGTTCACCTTCGCCCCGATACACTTGTTACCTACCGCACTGTGGATGGAATAGGCAAAATCGAGGGCGGTAGAGTTGACCGGCAATATTTTCAGGTCACCCTTCGGTGTATAAACATAGATCTCTTCCGTAAAGAGGTTGCTCTTGAAGTCGGCCAGGAAATCCAGCGTATTGGAATCCGGGTTGTTCAGGATCTCCCTGATCTGGGTGAACCACTGATCGAATTTAGACTCAGTGGTGGCACTTTGTGCGCTACCTTCCTTATATCGCCAGTGAGCAGCCAGACCTTTCTCCGCATAATCGTTCATACGTTTGGTACGGATCTGTACTTCCACCCATTTACCCTGTGGACCCATTACGGTGACGTGCAGCGCCTCGTAACCATTGGATTTGGGATTACTGAGCCAGTCGCGGGTACGCTCTGGACTCGGATGATAGAAGTCAGTGATGATGGAATAAACCTTCCAGCAGTCAGACTTTTCCTTCTCCACAGGAGAGTCCATGATAATACGGATCGCAAAGAGGTCATACACTTCTTCGAAAGTGACGCCTTTCTTTTTGATCTTATTCCAGATGGAGTGTATGGATTTAGGTCTTCCGAAGATCTCGAAATTGAGTCCTTCCTCCTGTAACACCTCCTTGATAGGCTTTATAAATTCGTTGATATAACGGGTACGCTCACGTTTTGTTTCCTTGAGCTTTTTGGCAATTTCCCGGTAGGTTTGCTGCTCGGTGTACTTCATGGACAGGTCTTCCATCTCCGATTTGATATTATACAAACCAAGACGGTGAGCGAGCGGTGCATATATAAATACGGTCTCCGAGGCTATCTTGAGCTGTTTCTCACGGCTCATGCTATCCAGGGTACGCATATTATGCATCCTGTCGGCCAGTTTTATCAGTATCACCCTGGGGTCATCCGCCAGCGTGAGCAGGATCTTTTTGAAGTTTTCTGCCTGAGCGGTGCTCGTATTGGAATCTATGACGGTTGATATTTTGGTAAGACCGTCTACTATATGGGCTATCTCGGGCCCGAAAGCGCGTTCCACGTCTTCAAGGGTTACTTCGGTGTCTTCCACGGTATCATGCAGCAGGGCACAAATAGCGGAACGTACACCCAAGCCGATCTCTTCAACGCAGATCTGCGCTACAGCGAGGGGATGTAAGATGTATGGCTCACCGGATTTCCGGCGCATTTCCTTATGTGCATCAGCTGCCATTTCAAAAGCAGTACGCACAAGTTCGCGGTCTCCTTTCTTTAAACGGGGTTTGAGCGACCTAAGTAACGCGCGGTAATGACGAACGATCTCTTTCTTTTCCTGTTCCTCGTCCAGATTATATTGTTTTACTACCACTGTATCCATCAGCTATAAAGTTACAATTTTATTGCATAGGATAACATGGCAGGAATGTGCTAATCATTCACGCCCCCAGTTTGCATTTCTGCAGTATTTCCCAGGAGGTGCCGGTATGACGGAGAAGGTAGAGATTACGTACCTGGAAAGCCGCGTCAAACGGGCGGGGCCGGTACTCTTCCATGGCACGGTTAAATGCTGCATCTGACAGATCGCGGAAAGCCAGGGAGATATGTGGGTTAAACCCATGGCGGGCCAGCATGTGACTGAAACCGAAGTCTTTACGCAGAAAAGCCACCATCTGTTGGTGTATGTGAACGATGCCTTCGTTCTTTTCCACATTGATATACAATACCTTCCGGCGGGTAAAGGAGCACCCTCCGAAGCCATGCAGTCTGATCTCAAACGGGGGAATAGAGGCGGCAAAGGTGGTCAGGGCTGGACATAAGGACTTTTCCAACTCCGGATTGGCGGTAAACGGCACTTGTATGGTAATATGTGGCAGCACCCGTAGTGCCCGCTGTGCTTCATATTTCTCTGCAAATTCCTGTTTCAGCCGGATGATCTCTTTTCCGACCTCCGCATTCGGGAGCAGGGCTATGAAATAGATCCTGCTTTCCGTCTTGGGTGGTTTGGGCCTGGGAGGAAAGCGTGGGCCGGTAGCGGGCCGGGACCTCCGGTATTGGTTGCCATTGTTCTGTCCATGGTGTCTTGGGGTACGGTGATTACGTTCATCACTCTCCGGACGGCCACCGCCGCCATAATGCTGATGGCGCGGCTGGTCATTTCTGCCGTAAGTCATTGTATTTGGTGGTTGTGGGGTTTGGATATGTTATTGTCACCCTTCACTGTCGGCAGACGTGGACCCGCTGCCTTTATCGGTACATTCCGGAATATTCAGTCTTACACCCACATTGTGCAGTGTCTCGAGCGCGATACCCGGTTCTTCTTTAAAATGTTTGCGCAAACGGGTCAGGAATACATCCATGCTTCTGCTTGAAAAGAAACTACTATTGCCCCAGACTTTCAGCAGTATCTCATCCCGTTTGACCAGTTTATTACTATTCTCTACCAGGTAGCGTAATACCTTCGCTTCCTTTTTGGTCAGCGTAGCAAACGTCTCACCACATGCACGTGTCAGCTCTTTTTCCTCATAATTGAAGCGGACGTCATCTCCCAGTTTATAGATACCATCACCAGGTACATCTTTAGGCAGGGTCCTTCTCAGGAACACCCTGATACGCATGATGAGCTCACGCATACTGAACGGCTTTACCAGGAAGTCGTCCCCTCCTATCCTGAAACCATGCAACCTTTCTTCATCTGTTGCCTTCGCCGAAATGAACAGAATCGGTATCATCCCGTTTTTCTTCCGGATGTCCTGTGCCAGCGTGAAACCATCTTTCTTTGGCATCATGACGTTCAATATGCAAAGATCAAAATCGTCCCTCTGAAATTTCTTTAGAGCTACCTCGCCGTCAAAACAATGCACGACTGCGTACCCCGCCGTTTCCAGCTGCTTCTTAATGATACTACCGTACTGATAATCATCTTCGGCAAGGAGAATTTGTACATTACTAACCATGCGTTTAGTTTTAGATCCGGTTCAATAGTTGTTAACACACAATGTCACTCACATGACCCTGCTACAATATTGCTGAATAAACTGCTCATTTTAGTTAATGATTCGTTATCATGTCAAACTTTTCTTATTCTAAGACTATTGGGATCAACTTGAAATTGAACGGATTGGGTTATCATAGACCACATACTTCCATAGACAACAAAAAAAATGGCTGCCTGTTCAAAGGCAACCATTTTTTTTGTTCACAGCTTTTCCAGCTGTTTGTTCACATTTATTATTCACTGTTCATTATTCTGCAGCAGAGATCTGTATAGCCACCGCATGTTTCCATGCTTTCTGCTGTACAGCAGCCGGAATAGTCAGCTGCGTACCGGTAGCCGTCGCCTTCCAGGAGATCTTTTCCTTAGCGCCCAGTACGGTCACTTTTGCTCCCTTCGCTGGCTTCAGGCCATTGAACACCACCTGTGCAGGCAGTTTCTCACCTTCTTCCAGCAGATAAATAGCGTATATATTGCCATTCTTCTTACGGGTGAAACATACCTTGCCATCTTTGTAAGGTGCTACAGAACGGGTACCATAAATCGCATCGCCATTGATCTTCATCCACTCACCGATAGCTGTCATTGTGGTATATGCCTCTTCATGCAGCTGGCCATCCGGACCAGGACCTACGTTCAGCAGGTAGTTACCGCCTTTCGCTACGATATCCACCAGATTGTGAATCAACTTGTTCACGGATTTATATTTATCATCCGGCACATATGACCAGGAGTTCGCCATTGTCATACAGGTTTCCCAGGGGTAAGACAGTGGTTTATCAGGGATCTGCTGCTCGGGTGTACGGTAGTTCTCGAACGGACCATGTACTGCACGGTCTACTACGATCAGACCCGGCTGATGGCTACGGGCCATTTTAGTGATACCAGCCATATCAATATCTTCATTCTGCTTCGTAGGACGGGTGTCTATTTCTGCAGCGGTGATATCATTTTCTTTCTTGTTATCCTGTTTACGTGCGCGAACCCAGCCGCCATCCAGCCAGAGGATCTCGATCTTACCCATAGTGGTCATCAGTTCCTCGATCTGTTTGTAGGTGAACTCACGGAAATTATTCCAGCGGTCCTTATATTTTACCACGTCATAGTTCACGTGTCTGTCTTTCGGTGGGAAATAAGACCACCAGTAATATTCACTATGCCAGTCTGGTTTGGAGAAATAAGCTCCTGTATGGATACCTTCTTTCTGGAAAGCAGAGAATACTTCTTTCGCTACGTTCTTTCTCGGATCGTTGCGGAAAGCACTGTTGGGACCAGCAATACTGTAATCTGTCTGTTTGGTGTCCCACATACAGAAACCATCGTGGTGTTTGGTCGTGAATACCACGTATTCCATACCGGCACCTTTAGCTGCCTTTGCCCATTTGGAAGGGTCAAATTTAGTAGGATTGAAAGTCGTGGACAGCGCCTCATATTTCTTCAGGTAGTCATAATAGGGAATGCCATAGGGATTACGCTGTGTCCAGCCTTCGTCTTCCGGACAGATGCTCCAGGACTCTACCACACCCCACTGGGAATAAGCCCCCCAATGGATGATCATACCGAATTTCCAGTCCTGCCATTCATCCAGTTTTTGTAATACGGCTTTGTCCGTTTCTGGTATGTACGGCTGACTCAGGCCATGGTCCTGCGCATTGGCCGTGGAAAAAGCCAGTACTGCGCTGCTAAATAACAAAAATAGTTTTCGCATGATTAATTTTTAAATGTATCTCTGAGACTTATAATTTTCAGCTGTTTCTGTATCTCTTCTAAAGAAATTTTGGAAGGCACCTGCACCGTCACTGTGACTGTTCGTCCGGGCAACAGGTCAAAGTAATTGTCGCTGAACTGAGATTCCGGCATGTTACTCAAAAGGAGGTATACATTCCGTGCCAGCCTATCAGCAGAGAGCGTAATGTTCAATGTCTTCGATAGAGATACGGCATTACCGCTGTCAGCGACATTATTCTTATGCGGCATCTTCTTTTCTTCCTCATACAATACTTCTTTCTGATAAGATCCTGGTATGTATGTTTCGTTCTTTACAACACTGTTGCTGCTTGTATCTACTATTACTTTGGTCTGAATGCCGGGATCCGGTAATTCCATTGTTCGGGCGTTAGCAAAGTAATACACATTCTCGGTTAATAACTTACCTTTCTTTACCACTTTCGTATAGAATATTACCTTCTGCTCATCCTGTCCCTTTAATATCTCACTAACAGCTATCTCATGTCGTAGTTTGCTTTCTGCGCCGGTCAACCGAACGTCCTTTACTGACTGCTGCCATAGTACTTTTCCTTCCAGGTCCAGCAACTGCATATCCAGCGTCACCGGCTGGTCCTGCGGTACATCCGTGATCAGCCACGTCTGCAGTTTCCCATTGTCCACCACATTAGACACGATCACCGGCTCAAATGCCTTCTTCACAAAATACTGTAATGCCTTCCAGCGTCCATAGTAATCAATACCAGACCAGGATGGACCAGGCCAGCAGTCATTCAGTTGCCAATACAACGTACCCATACAATATGGCATGTTACGGCGATGCGCTTCAATACCTATACGCATCCCATCCGCCTGCAACACCTGTCCTACATACAGCAACGATTCGAAATCTTTTGGTTCCCTGTAATAATGATCCAGGTAAGTACTGATCGCCGCATTGCCCCTGTTGCCACTCTTCTGATGCGACAACATCACCGGAGAATAAATATCCCGGTCTTTCTCCCCTGCAAAACTTTTGATCGTATGGATATCCGGGAATGACTGGAAACCGTATTCACTCATAAAACGTGGTACGTGGGTATTAAAGGATTCAAACCATTCCATCCCATGCCATACACCCCAGTAGTGATTGTCTCCTTTAGTAAAGTCTTCCTTCCTGCCCCAGTTGCTGATGGGCGAAGAATGGAAGTAAAACCTGCCGGCATCCAGTGTATGCACCTGTTGCGGCAAAAGAGATTTGAACAAAGTATCATATCCGCTGAGTAAAGTGTTCCATTGCATGTCACTGTAGCCGTACCCATTTCTCCATCCCCAGTTCTTAATGGCGACTGCGACTTCATTATTCCCACACCATAAAGCCAGGGAAGGGTGATTGCGCAACCGTTTGATGTTATATTCCGCTTCTTTCTTCACGTTTTCCAGGAATGCAGTATCTGACGGATAGACCGTACAGGCAAACATGAAGTCCTGCCACACCAGTATACCGTTGCGGTCAGCCAGGTCATAGAAAATATCCTTTTCGTAGGCACCGCCACCCCATACACGTACCATATTGAAATGAGACGCCTTCATATTGTTAAATAACTGCTCATACTGGTGATGTGTCACTCTTGGTGCGAAGTTGTCCAGCGGAATGTAGTTGGCACCTTTCATGAATACCGGCTTACCATTCACCTTCACATAAAAACTCTCACCCAGGCTATCTGGCTTATTCACTACTTCAATTGTACGTAGACCGATATCCAGTCTCTCACCAGCGACATCGCCAGAACCATCATTCACTGTAACATCTATTGTATACAGGAAAGGATCTCCCAGACCATTTGGCCACCAGCGGACAGGATCCTTGATCCGGACAGGGATGATCACCTGCTGGCTACCTGCTTCCAGCTGCTGCTTGACGATCACCGGAGAGAATGCATCATTCCTGCTAGCTACCTTCACGGTATATTTCCCCGCACGGGCCGTTTCAAATGTGATCACAGCATTAACAGTAGCCGATTTGTCGGTCAGACTTTGCTGCTGCAGCCAGATATTTTCGATACGGGTGCCATCACTGGCCACCAGGCTAATATTACCGCTGATACCGGAAGTAACCAGTCTGGGGCCCCAGTCCCAGCCATAATGGTAAGGTGCCTTACGCGCATAGATGCTCAACGGAATGTCACTGGCATCATTGCCAGCGGGATACACCAGTCTGTCTTGCAGGAAACGCTGCATGTCATAACGAACAGGGCTATGAAAGTAAACACGCACTTCATTCTGTCCTGTATGCAGCCATTGTTTCACATTGACGGTCTGTCCGACAAACATATTATCACTTTTCAATACCAGTTGCCCGTTAACATACACATCTGCATACGTATCCAGTTGTGCCATGTTTAATGTGATCACATCATGATTGATGAAATCAGCAGAGATCTCTACATTCCTGCGGTAAATCCAGTCTTTTTTATCCACCCACGCTACGGCTTTTTCGTTCATGCCCACAAAGGGGTCCGGAATCAGCTGATGGCCCATCAGGTCAGTATGTACTGTGCCCGGCACGGTCGCACTACGCCAGATGGTATCATCTGCATCGGCAAACTGCCATTGTCCATTCAGTAATATGTTATACTGCGCATAGGAGTACTGCGCCAGCATACACAGGCATAAGAGAAGTATATATTGTAACTTATTCTTCATAGTCCACGCTGTTGGTAATTGTAGATGTATATAAACTATCTTTGTATTATGAAAAGCATCTGGCAACAAATACTCCGTTACCTGTATATAGGCAAAAAAGATCCTGCTGCGCCTAAAAGCACCTATATCTCTATGATGCACGGGATGAACCGTATTTCCATCATCGT
The DNA window shown above is from Chitinophaga agri and carries:
- a CDS encoding adenylosuccinate synthase: MVDVLLGLQWGDEGKGKIVDYFAGKYDVIARFQGGPNAGHTLYVDGQKVVLHTIPSGVFHKNTINLIGNGVVLDPVTFKKECDKISSLGVDLKRNLFIAERTHIIVPSHRALDKASELSKGSEKIGSTLKGIGPAYMDKTGRNGLRVGDVLRSDFNERYAKLKEKHQHLLAGYDFTAEVKAEIAKDIAEWEAEFFDAVSYLKQMNIVNGEYFINEKLQAGKKVLAEGAQGSMLDVDFGTYPFVTSSSTISAGVCSGLGVAPKWIKEVIGVTKAYCTRVGSGPFPTELHDATGEKLRAEGNEFGATTGRPRRCGWIDLVALNYTCMLSGVTQLVMTKSDVLDAFDEVHACTAYEINGQQTKAMPYQLNENEVKPVWEKYKGWSDETAAKSKHFNELPAEMKSFVKAVESYLHVPVKFVSNGPGRDQILEQEIA
- a CDS encoding RelA/SpoT family protein; protein product: MDTVVVKQYNLDEEQEKKEIVRHYRALLRSLKPRLKKGDRELVRTAFEMAADAHKEMRRKSGEPYILHPLAVAQICVEEIGLGVRSAICALLHDTVEDTEVTLEDVERAFGPEIAHIVDGLTKISTVIDSNTSTAQAENFKKILLTLADDPRVILIKLADRMHNMRTLDSMSREKQLKIASETVFIYAPLAHRLGLYNIKSEMEDLSMKYTEQQTYREIAKKLKETKRERTRYINEFIKPIKEVLQEEGLNFEIFGRPKSIHSIWNKIKKKGVTFEEVYDLFAIRIIMDSPVEKEKSDCWKVYSIITDFYHPSPERTRDWLSNPKSNGYEALHVTVMGPQGKWVEVQIRTKRMNDYAEKGLAAHWRYKEGSAQSATTESKFDQWFTQIREILNNPDSNTLDFLADFKSNLFTEEIYVYTPKGDLKILPVNSTALDFAYSIHSAVGNKCIGAKVNYKLVPISHKLRSGDQVEIITSNKQKPTEDWLNYALTAKAKSKIKDALKEEKRKVAMDGKDVLERKLDHMKIANSQHNINELVQFYKQPSPLDLYYQIAVKNIDLKELKQFTQLGDKLEAPKPPPPKTPEHISEDHVKHSIPSKKDAELIIFGESSDKIAYKLANCCRPIPGDDVFGFITASEGLKIHRTNCPNAAQLLANYGHRVVKTKWVKNREISFLTGLRIVGMDDVGVIHKITNIISGELRVNIAGLTIESREGLFEGLIKVFVHDKEELDELFERLKKLDGIQSVSRLEDE
- a CDS encoding 2'-5' RNA ligase family protein, whose translation is MTYGRNDQPRHQHYGGGGRPESDERNHRTPRHHGQNNGNQYRRSRPATGPRFPPRPKPPKTESRIYFIALLPNAEVGKEIIRLKQEFAEKYEAQRALRVLPHITIQVPFTANPELEKSLCPALTTFAASIPPFEIRLHGFGGCSFTRRKVLYINVEKNEGIVHIHQQMVAFLRKDFGFSHMLARHGFNPHISLAFRDLSDAAFNRAMEEYRPRPFDAAFQVRNLYLLRHTGTSWEILQKCKLGA
- a CDS encoding response regulator transcription factor, with product MVSNVQILLAEDDYQYGSIIKKQLETAGYAVVHCFDGEVALKKFQRDDFDLCILNVMMPKKDGFTLAQDIRKKNGMIPILFISAKATDEERLHGFRIGGDDFLVKPFSMRELIMRIRVFLRRTLPKDVPGDGIYKLGDDVRFNYEEKELTRACGETFATLTKKEAKVLRYLVENSNKLVKRDEILLKVWGNSSFFSSRSMDVFLTRLRKHFKEEPGIALETLHNVGVRLNIPECTDKGSGSTSADSEG
- a CDS encoding alpha-L-fucosidase: MRKLFLLFSSAVLAFSTANAQDHGLSQPYIPETDKAVLQKLDEWQDWKFGMIIHWGAYSQWGVVESWSICPEDEGWTQRNPYGIPYYDYLKKYEALSTTFNPTKFDPSKWAKAAKGAGMEYVVFTTKHHDGFCMWDTKQTDYSIAGPNSAFRNDPRKNVAKEVFSAFQKEGIHTGAYFSKPDWHSEYYWWSYFPPKDRHVNYDVVKYKDRWNNFREFTYKQIEELMTTMGKIEILWLDGGWVRARKQDNKKENDITAAEIDTRPTKQNEDIDMAGITKMARSHQPGLIVVDRAVHGPFENYRTPEQQIPDKPLSYPWETCMTMANSWSYVPDDKYKSVNKLIHNLVDIVAKGGNYLLNVGPGPDGQLHEEAYTTMTAIGEWMKINGDAIYGTRSVAPYKDGKVCFTRKKNGNIYAIYLLEEGEKLPAQVVFNGLKPAKGAKVTVLGAKEKISWKATATGTQLTIPAAVQQKAWKHAVAIQISAAE
- a CDS encoding beta-mannosidase — encoded protein: MKNKLQYILLLCLCMLAQYSYAQYNILLNGQWQFADADDTIWRSATVPGTVHTDLMGHQLIPDPFVGMNEKAVAWVDKKDWIYRRNVEISADFINHDVITLNMAQLDTYADVYVNGQLVLKSDNMFVGQTVNVKQWLHTGQNEVRVYFHSPVRYDMQRFLQDRLVYPAGNDASDIPLSIYARKAPYHYGWDWGPRLVTSGISGNISLVASDGTRIENIWLQQQSLTDKSATVNAVITFETARAGKYTVKVASRNDAFSPVIVKQQLEAGSQQVIIPVRIKDPVRWWPNGLGDPFLYTIDVTVNDGSGDVAGERLDIGLRTIEVVNKPDSLGESFYVKVNGKPVFMKGANYIPLDNFAPRVTHHQYEQLFNNMKASHFNMVRVWGGGAYEKDIFYDLADRNGILVWQDFMFACTVYPSDTAFLENVKKEAEYNIKRLRNHPSLALWCGNNEVAVAIKNWGWRNGYGYSDMQWNTLLSGYDTLFKSLLPQQVHTLDAGRFYFHSSPISNWGRKEDFTKGDNHYWGVWHGMEWFESFNTHVPRFMSEYGFQSFPDIHTIKSFAGEKDRDIYSPVMLSHQKSGNRGNAAISTYLDHYYREPKDFESLLYVGQVLQADGMRIGIEAHRRNMPYCMGTLYWQLNDCWPGPSWSGIDYYGRWKALQYFVKKAFEPVIVSNVVDNGKLQTWLITDVPQDQPVTLDMQLLDLEGKVLWQQSVKDVRLTGAESKLRHEIAVSEILKGQDEQKVIFYTKVVKKGKLLTENVYYFANARTMELPDPGIQTKVIVDTSSNSVVKNETYIPGSYQKEVLYEEEKKMPHKNNVADSGNAVSLSKTLNITLSADRLARNVYLLLSNMPESQFSDNYFDLLPGRTVTVTVQVPSKISLEEIQKQLKIISLRDTFKN
- a CDS encoding DUF6728 family protein, yielding MKSIWQQILRYLYIGKKDPAAPKSTYISMMHGMNRISIIVFVIALIIMLIKLFTRHH